In a genomic window of Mageeibacillus indolicus UPII9-5:
- the asnA gene encoding aspartate--ammonia ligase, translating into MKTSFIPAHYQSTLTLYETQAAISLIKFNFEENFARALNLRRVSAPLFVDPASGLNDDLNGVERPVTFDIPAAEATGAVVHSLAKWKRLALYRYGFKPGKGLYTDMNAIRRDEELDNLHSVYVDQWDWEKVITPETRNIDYLKAVVRAIVTAIIRTKEALEVRYPQNICKIEQEVKFITAEELLQMYPDMPPKDRENAIVRKYKTVFIIGIGDRLSDGKPHDGRAPDYDDWQLNGDLLLYHEPLDIALEISSMGIRVTPQSLHRQLTQAGCLERLNLPFHTKLMDGILPLTMGGGIGQSRLCMFLLQKAHIGEVQCSLWDKTTLRVCEEAGVQLF; encoded by the coding sequence ATGAAAACTTCGTTTATTCCGGCTCATTACCAATCCACACTTACGTTGTATGAAACGCAAGCGGCGATCAGCTTGATCAAATTCAATTTTGAAGAGAATTTTGCCCGTGCCCTTAATTTGCGCCGAGTTTCCGCTCCTTTATTTGTCGATCCGGCCTCGGGTTTGAACGATGATTTAAACGGAGTTGAACGTCCGGTAACTTTCGATATTCCGGCAGCAGAAGCAACTGGCGCGGTTGTGCATTCTTTAGCTAAATGGAAACGTCTGGCACTGTATCGCTACGGTTTTAAGCCCGGCAAGGGTTTATACACCGATATGAACGCGATTCGGCGCGACGAAGAATTGGACAATTTGCACTCGGTATACGTTGATCAATGGGACTGGGAAAAAGTAATTACCCCCGAAACTCGTAATATAGATTATTTGAAGGCAGTGGTAAGAGCGATTGTGACGGCGATCATTCGTACCAAAGAAGCACTTGAAGTTCGCTATCCGCAAAATATCTGCAAAATTGAGCAGGAAGTAAAATTTATCACAGCAGAGGAACTGCTGCAAATGTATCCCGACATGCCGCCTAAAGACAGGGAGAATGCCATAGTCCGAAAGTATAAAACGGTGTTCATCATCGGCATCGGCGATCGTCTAAGTGACGGCAAGCCACATGACGGAAGAGCCCCTGACTATGATGATTGGCAACTCAACGGTGACTTGCTGCTTTATCATGAACCTTTGGACATTGCTTTGGAGATAAGCTCGATGGGAATTCGTGTCACGCCCCAGAGTCTGCATCGGCAACTTACACAAGCAGGCTGCCTTGAACGCTTGAATTTGCCCTTCCACACTAAACTGATGGATGGTATTTTACCGCTGACAATGGGCGGTGGTATCGGTCAGTCTCGTTTATGTATGTTCCTTTTGCAGAAAGCCCACATCGGAGAAGTTCAATGTTCGCTATGGGATAAGACGACATTGCGAGTATGCGAAGAAGCAGGCGTTCAGCTGTTTTAG
- a CDS encoding NAD(P)H-hydrate epimerase, whose amino-acid sequence MFLVTAAEQRAADASFSKTTGLPTILLMEQAAVALAEAVYNIVRKTDSSTEGDCDCKIGLSRPGVRARTREIKNIAILCGCGNNGGDGYALARHLVTDSCHLPADLRRHIKVYEYLPQRERLGDAALNRSGYLLCGGEIAPLAELTADATTLYVDAVWGTGYKAGRPVDAEFRAAAITVNSAKQGGATVLAVDIPSGLEADTGKASEIAILADSTITFGYGKPGLYINQGRHHCGHVKVAPLTIPLDAAKNSVGEQNPPTSTASATLSASVSAKGSGFASPDGKQPFCRRILPELDDFVRLLQPRQRDSYKGTNGNAAIIAGDPGMSGAAALAVAGAWQSGPGKVFAWVGRSAETAILSYNPAVLASERPSELTDDELRSRVQDYLTNLGDPAKVACLVGPGLNINSALETIIEAVLAWPGQTVFDASALTALSLKPAYSIKLMQKRRAAGLSKPLFTPHLGEYKCLLKATAALPEKAEMLKSESDLSLEAEALAEIWQANILVKGAYSFLTGFDDKIVYLPYGNSALAHAGSGDLLAGTIVGLAAQGHNLPVAAALGAFLCGRAAEIYIANGGSPRCFFWQEQLRLMRQIMAELESGTMT is encoded by the coding sequence ATGTTTTTGGTAACAGCAGCCGAGCAAAGAGCGGCGGATGCTTCATTCAGCAAAACAACCGGGTTACCTACCATATTATTGATGGAGCAGGCGGCCGTGGCTTTGGCCGAAGCCGTGTACAACATAGTACGTAAAACTGACAGTTCTACCGAGGGGGATTGTGACTGCAAAATTGGTTTGTCGCGACCCGGTGTGAGGGCAAGAACAAGAGAAATTAAAAACATAGCTATTTTGTGTGGTTGTGGCAATAACGGGGGTGACGGCTACGCTTTGGCTCGCCATTTAGTAACGGACAGCTGTCATTTACCGGCTGATTTGCGCCGACATATCAAAGTGTATGAATATTTACCGCAGCGAGAACGCTTAGGAGATGCTGCTTTAAATCGTTCAGGGTATTTGCTTTGTGGGGGAGAAATCGCCCCGCTTGCGGAGTTGACAGCTGATGCGACAACATTGTATGTAGATGCTGTCTGGGGTACCGGTTACAAAGCCGGGCGTCCGGTGGATGCAGAATTTAGAGCTGCAGCTATAACGGTGAATTCGGCTAAGCAGGGCGGGGCTACCGTTTTGGCGGTGGATATTCCTTCCGGGCTTGAAGCCGATACTGGCAAGGCAAGTGAAATAGCTATCTTGGCTGACTCGACAATTACCTTCGGCTACGGAAAACCCGGCTTATACATCAATCAAGGCAGGCATCATTGCGGCCACGTTAAGGTCGCACCTCTGACGATTCCGTTAGATGCGGCTAAAAATTCCGTGGGTGAGCAAAATCCTCCCACGTCCACAGCCTCAGCAACATTATCAGCCTCAGTTTCGGCGAAAGGCTCAGGTTTTGCCTCGCCTGACGGAAAACAGCCATTTTGCCGCCGAATTTTGCCTGAATTAGATGATTTTGTCCGCTTGTTGCAACCACGTCAGCGCGATTCCTATAAAGGCACTAACGGTAATGCGGCGATCATTGCCGGGGATCCGGGAATGAGTGGAGCAGCGGCTTTAGCTGTGGCCGGAGCATGGCAGAGCGGTCCGGGTAAGGTTTTCGCTTGGGTCGGTCGTTCGGCTGAAACGGCTATTTTGAGCTATAATCCTGCCGTATTGGCAAGTGAGAGGCCGAGTGAACTGACTGATGACGAACTGCGTAGCCGCGTGCAAGATTATCTAACTAACTTGGGTGACCCGGCCAAGGTTGCTTGTTTGGTCGGCCCTGGGCTGAATATTAACTCCGCTTTGGAAACGATTATTGAAGCCGTCTTGGCGTGGCCGGGACAGACGGTTTTTGACGCTTCAGCTTTGACTGCGCTTAGCTTAAAACCGGCTTATTCGATTAAATTAATGCAAAAACGCCGGGCTGCAGGCTTAAGTAAACCCCTCTTTACGCCACATTTAGGTGAGTATAAGTGCCTTCTAAAAGCAACGGCCGCTCTGCCCGAAAAGGCGGAGATGCTAAAGTCAGAAAGCGATTTATCGCTTGAAGCGGAAGCTTTGGCCGAAATTTGGCAGGCAAATATTTTGGTTAAAGGGGCATATAGTTTTTTAACGGGGTTTGACGACAAAATAGTTTATCTGCCTTACGGGAATTCTGCTCTGGCCCATGCTGGCAGCGGCGACTTGCTGGCTGGTACGATTGTTGGGTTGGCTGCACAAGGACACAATTTACCTGTAGCTGCGGCATTGGGGGCTTTTTTATGCGGGCGGGCGGCAGAGATTTATATTGCTAACGGCGGCAGTCCGCGCTGCTTCTTTTGGCAGGAACAGCTGCGTTTGATGCGGCAAATTATGGCAGAACTTGAGTCTGGGACAATGACGTAA
- the alr gene encoding alanine racemase, protein MQIEQYHTVSNKRDRCWAEISLANLANNIANIRAAIAPQVKIMGVIKGDAYGHGAVMTARTMIDCGVEYLAVATVDEALELRGNDIKTPILVLGYTDVSRAMDIVANDLTQTVYELTLPEAMSLAAIKLNKTAKIHLKIETGMERIGIPADEHLIEFAKKLYALPNVDVEGIFTHFATADEAKSDFVKLQFERFKKATEVLATAGYYPRYRHCCNSAAILRYPEYHLDMVRAGGLVYGFVPDFCHVQPGQYKPLMSLYAKVVLIKKVAKGTSIGYNRRFTASRDMWVATISVGYGDGIARALSEKLQVLLAGHRVRQVGNICMDLCMIDITDIVDQVKLGDQVTVFGAAATNSMTADELAALQGTINYEITININKRVPRFYDSIC, encoded by the coding sequence TTGCAAATTGAACAATATCATACAGTTTCGAACAAGCGTGATCGTTGCTGGGCGGAAATAAGTTTGGCCAATCTGGCGAATAACATAGCCAATATTCGCGCCGCGATTGCTCCGCAAGTGAAAATAATGGGCGTTATTAAGGGTGACGCTTACGGCCATGGTGCTGTAATGACGGCACGCACCATGATTGATTGCGGCGTGGAGTATTTGGCAGTGGCGACAGTTGACGAGGCCTTGGAGCTGCGCGGCAACGATATCAAAACACCGATTTTGGTCCTCGGCTACACCGATGTAAGTCGAGCGATGGATATAGTAGCGAATGATTTGACGCAAACAGTGTACGAATTGACGCTGCCGGAGGCGATGAGTTTGGCGGCAATAAAATTGAATAAAACTGCCAAAATACATTTGAAAATTGAAACCGGTATGGAACGCATAGGAATCCCGGCAGATGAGCACTTGATTGAATTTGCCAAAAAATTATACGCTTTGCCTAATGTGGATGTTGAGGGAATATTTACTCATTTTGCCACGGCCGATGAGGCAAAATCAGATTTCGTAAAACTTCAGTTTGAACGATTTAAGAAAGCTACAGAAGTCCTTGCCACGGCCGGTTATTATCCTCGATATCGTCACTGCTGCAACAGCGCGGCAATTTTGCGCTATCCGGAATACCACTTGGACATGGTACGAGCCGGCGGACTTGTCTATGGATTTGTGCCGGATTTTTGTCACGTACAACCCGGGCAATATAAACCGCTAATGAGCCTATATGCTAAGGTAGTATTGATCAAAAAAGTGGCAAAAGGAACTTCAATCGGTTACAATCGTCGCTTTACCGCTTCGCGTGACATGTGGGTAGCCACGATTTCGGTTGGATATGGTGACGGCATAGCTCGTGCATTGAGCGAAAAGCTGCAAGTCTTACTTGCTGGCCACCGCGTGCGGCAAGTTGGCAACATTTGTATGGACTTATGCATGATTGATATCACTGATATAGTTGATCAAGTTAAGCTGGGAGATCAGGTGACCGTGTTCGGCGCGGCAGCAACAAATTCGATGACAGCCGATGAGTTGGCGGCCTTACAAGGAACAATTAATTACGAAATTACGATAAATATTAATAAGCGCGTGCCGCGATTCTATGATTCAATATGCTAA
- a CDS encoding VanZ family protein has product MVLLVDLLVFRPGPQAEGIELNPFAFIQDFFNDNISIYITIINFVLFLLIAFTGCLAMGKWSLYKVIAFSAGLGLAIEVIQLLTARGLFSLADFLLYTLGAFCGGFIFVVARPIFQRLKIVESIR; this is encoded by the coding sequence TTGGTATTATTGGTGGATTTGCTCGTGTTTCGCCCGGGACCTCAAGCTGAGGGAATAGAATTAAACCCTTTTGCGTTTATTCAAGATTTTTTTAATGATAATATATCAATTTATATAACTATAATAAATTTTGTTCTGTTTTTACTGATTGCATTTACCGGGTGCTTGGCAATGGGCAAATGGTCGTTGTACAAAGTTATCGCATTTAGCGCAGGGCTGGGTTTGGCGATCGAAGTTATACAACTATTGACGGCACGGGGGCTGTTTTCATTAGCAGACTTTTTACTTTATACTTTAGGGGCTTTTTGCGGTGGATTTATATTTGTGGTAGCACGGCCGATTTTTCAGCGCCTAAAGATTGTCGAATCAATAAGGTAA
- a CDS encoding PucR family transcriptional regulator produces MEKMIRCVEKAAEFTGLVCGIIDNTGKVLICSDDSLTNSDDHFAREFLLSGNDFAVSGRSCYRSFTDSLGNEYVCFMQGTDDHSQAYLNLLTGWVSESIYDANTEVNREALLKNILLENELPGDIPLKAREFKIPYAARRVALLVHLPHQTPMENLNVLRQLVNDQRTDFLLSMDESNVVVLKEIAAESYKQVEGLAKDILAAFKDADPESKISIGVGMPADTLRECAKSYREASLALTVGTIFDQETPIMYYDKLGLGRLIYQLPATLCYMFLDEVFPNDAYENLDSETLLTINKFFENNLNGSETARQLFVHRNTLVYRLDKVQKITNLDLRNFDDAVLFKLAAMVRQYLERQNGLNYDRANRWWQHN; encoded by the coding sequence ATGGAAAAAATGATCAGATGTGTGGAGAAAGCCGCGGAATTTACCGGTTTGGTATGTGGCATAATCGACAATACAGGCAAGGTTCTGATATGTTCCGATGACAGCCTGACCAACAGTGACGATCATTTTGCTCGCGAGTTTTTGTTGAGCGGCAATGATTTTGCGGTTAGTGGCCGATCATGCTACCGATCATTTACGGACAGTTTAGGTAACGAATATGTCTGCTTTATGCAAGGTACTGATGATCACAGTCAGGCATATCTTAATTTACTTACCGGCTGGGTGAGCGAATCAATATACGATGCGAATACGGAAGTCAACCGAGAAGCTTTACTCAAAAACATATTGCTAGAAAATGAGTTGCCGGGAGATATTCCTCTCAAAGCACGCGAATTCAAAATTCCATACGCGGCTCGCCGTGTGGCCTTGTTGGTTCATCTACCGCATCAGACCCCGATGGAAAACTTGAACGTTTTGCGCCAATTAGTTAACGATCAACGTACAGATTTTCTCTTGTCTATGGATGAGAGCAACGTTGTTGTATTGAAAGAGATTGCGGCCGAGTCATACAAACAGGTTGAAGGTTTGGCCAAGGATATTTTGGCGGCATTTAAAGATGCCGATCCGGAAAGTAAGATTTCAATTGGCGTCGGTATGCCGGCTGATACGCTGCGTGAATGCGCCAAATCTTATCGTGAAGCATCTTTGGCTTTGACGGTTGGAACGATTTTTGATCAGGAAACCCCGATAATGTATTACGACAAACTTGGTTTGGGGCGACTAATTTATCAATTGCCGGCGACATTGTGCTATATGTTTCTTGACGAAGTTTTTCCCAATGATGCTTATGAGAATCTCGATTCTGAGACCCTGCTGACCATCAATAAATTTTTTGAAAATAATTTGAATGGATCCGAAACGGCGCGGCAGTTGTTTGTGCATCGTAACACCTTGGTTTACCGCTTGGACAAAGTCCAAAAGATAACCAACCTCGATTTGCGCAATTTCGATGATGCTGTTTTGTTCAAATTGGCAGCGATGGTACGCCAATACTTGGAACGCCAGAACGGCCTTAACTATGACCGGGCCAACCGTTGGTGGCAACACAATTAA
- the ftsE gene encoding cell division ATP-binding protein FtsE: MIEFDNVSMSYNTAKEYALRNVSFQVENGEFIFVIGQSGSGKSTLIKLMSCEEHPNEGTVTIDDLDIHKLRRRMVPFLRRSIGMIFQDFRLIKTKTVYENIAFAMEILGASKRDIRRRVPIVLSIVGLKEKANVKPNELSGGEQQRVAIARAIVNNPMLLLADEPTGNLDPATSESIMAILDEINKNGTTVIVCTHDVNLVNRMQKRVIEIERGYLVRDAKRATYK; this comes from the coding sequence TTGATAGAATTTGATAATGTTAGTATGTCTTACAATACGGCAAAAGAATATGCTTTGCGCAATGTCAGTTTTCAGGTCGAGAACGGAGAGTTTATATTTGTCATCGGGCAAAGCGGCTCCGGCAAATCAACCTTAATTAAGCTGATGAGCTGTGAGGAGCATCCCAATGAAGGCACTGTCACGATCGATGATTTGGATATACACAAATTACGTCGACGCATGGTTCCGTTTTTGCGCCGCAGCATTGGCATGATTTTTCAGGATTTCCGCTTGATTAAAACAAAAACCGTGTACGAAAACATAGCATTTGCCATGGAGATTTTGGGCGCGTCCAAACGGGATATCAGGCGTAGAGTGCCAATTGTATTGAGCATTGTCGGGCTTAAGGAAAAGGCGAATGTAAAGCCGAACGAGCTTTCCGGTGGTGAGCAACAACGGGTTGCGATTGCCAGAGCCATTGTCAATAACCCGATGCTTTTGTTGGCCGATGAGCCGACCGGAAATTTGGATCCGGCAACGAGTGAGTCGATTATGGCCATCTTGGATGAGATCAATAAAAACGGAACGACGGTAATTGTTTGCACCCACGATGTCAATTTGGTTAATCGCATGCAGAAGCGAGTCATTGAGATTGAACGCGGTTACCTGGTGCGTGACGCTAAACGTGCAACATACAAATAG
- the ftsX gene encoding permease-like cell division protein FtsX, translating to MKIRVFFHSIKESLHNIFSHPLLTLASVTTMTLMLTLIGAFALFSLNINSLVHRISQEPPVEVFLKPGADEQTMNTLVQAVENYKGTLSYTKNTSDENFRKFKESMGKDASSLDYFDSSLIPASVVVKLKSPEEINGFKAQIEGVPGVERIDYSQTIGDTLIKANRWVNIGSLAVFLVLFIVAFFIISNMVRISVFSRGTEIEIMKYIGATNAYIRIPYVLEGAITGLFGAIISWIILYFAYEAIYIKLMANTDVNSIYALLKVDLVAWKIMVITAAIGMFVGMFGSIMSVRRHVKV from the coding sequence ATGAAAATTCGGGTTTTTTTCCATTCAATCAAAGAAAGTTTGCACAATATCTTCAGCCATCCTTTGCTGACTTTGGCCTCGGTGACCACGATGACGCTCATGCTGACGTTGATCGGGGCTTTCGCGCTTTTCTCGCTGAATATTAATAGTTTGGTTCACCGTATTAGCCAGGAGCCGCCGGTAGAAGTCTTTTTGAAGCCTGGCGCAGATGAGCAGACGATGAATACTTTGGTGCAGGCGGTAGAAAATTACAAGGGAACTTTGAGTTATACAAAGAACACTTCAGATGAAAATTTCCGCAAGTTTAAAGAAAGTATGGGCAAGGATGCCTCTTCACTCGATTATTTCGACAGCAGTCTTATTCCGGCCTCGGTAGTCGTTAAGCTGAAAAGTCCAGAAGAAATCAATGGCTTTAAGGCGCAGATCGAAGGTGTTCCCGGGGTGGAAAGAATTGACTACAGTCAGACTATAGGTGATACCTTGATTAAGGCCAACCGTTGGGTAAATATCGGAAGTTTGGCTGTGTTTTTGGTGTTGTTCATCGTAGCTTTCTTTATCATCTCCAATATGGTAAGAATTTCGGTTTTTTCGCGTGGTACAGAAATCGAAATTATGAAATATATCGGTGCAACCAACGCTTACATTCGTATTCCTTACGTATTGGAGGGTGCGATTACCGGTTTGTTTGGGGCGATTATAAGTTGGATAATTCTATACTTTGCTTATGAAGCGATTTATATAAAGCTAATGGCCAACACAGATGTCAACAGTATATATGCGTTATTGAAGGTTGACTTGGTAGCTTGGAAAATTATGGTGATAACGGCGGCGATCGGAATGTTTGTCGGCATGTTCGGCAGTATTATGTCGGTACGGCGTCACGTCAAAGTTTAG
- a CDS encoding murein hydrolase activator EnvC family protein yields MINGIGHKFGKKARCGTDGADYVSGKVGRAFGKAGVISGMLAKRRTVMRLLVGAVMTALILTSGPQTMTAIDTATKSKEMAGAIEAARKKVKDTEAAIADIKQQSAGINRKLHDLELENDELREDKARLETQIKEAETTLLQRQNEQLEAEKRLVAKREEYQQRVAAMFYFKQKSPYEILLASNGIEGFFSNIRMIGAIAKSDRNIIDDLQYAEDLKRAATEVATKTRDEFNAFLKEKVAEIEKLQEGISVAKDQAGQLSGLLQNRTMELQDVQKDLQQKEAAFQAYQAALSKYKGQISLLNPAGSNAVWPLPAGRQISSPYGYRALGFDTANGYMHTGTDFSGPNVAGTPVVAAWEGVVMTVHCPYPGRMTAPDANYVQISHGGGLGTGYWHLLNTAVSPGQHVAKGQVIGYCGSTGMSTGPHLHFEVYDEKNPKRGIRNTIDPMLYLGG; encoded by the coding sequence ATGATAAACGGAATTGGGCATAAATTCGGGAAAAAGGCCAGATGTGGCACGGATGGAGCTGACTACGTGTCCGGCAAAGTAGGCCGTGCGTTCGGCAAAGCAGGTGTGATTTCGGGAATGCTCGCCAAAAGGCGTACTGTCATGCGTCTGCTGGTGGGTGCGGTTATGACTGCACTGATATTGACCTCCGGGCCTCAAACTATGACTGCTATAGATACGGCGACCAAAAGCAAGGAAATGGCGGGAGCCATAGAGGCGGCACGGAAAAAAGTTAAGGATACGGAAGCGGCCATTGCGGATATTAAACAACAGTCGGCCGGGATAAATCGAAAGCTGCACGATTTGGAACTGGAAAATGATGAATTGCGGGAAGACAAAGCCCGTCTGGAAACGCAAATAAAGGAAGCAGAAACGACATTGCTGCAACGTCAAAACGAGCAACTTGAGGCCGAAAAGCGTTTGGTTGCCAAAAGAGAAGAATACCAGCAACGCGTGGCTGCTATGTTTTATTTTAAGCAAAAATCGCCTTATGAGATTTTATTGGCTTCCAACGGCATAGAAGGATTTTTCAGCAACATCCGCATGATCGGGGCAATCGCCAAGTCGGACCGCAACATTATTGATGACCTGCAGTATGCTGAAGATCTCAAACGAGCTGCCACGGAAGTTGCCACCAAGACTCGAGACGAATTCAATGCTTTCCTTAAAGAAAAAGTGGCGGAAATCGAAAAGCTGCAAGAAGGTATCAGCGTGGCGAAAGATCAGGCCGGCCAGCTTTCCGGACTTTTGCAAAACCGAACTATGGAGCTGCAGGACGTGCAAAAGGATCTCCAACAAAAAGAAGCGGCGTTTCAGGCTTATCAGGCGGCCTTGTCAAAATATAAGGGGCAGATTTCTTTGTTGAATCCGGCTGGAAGTAATGCCGTTTGGCCCTTGCCGGCCGGGCGTCAAATTTCTTCGCCATACGGTTACCGAGCGTTGGGCTTTGATACCGCAAACGGTTACATGCACACCGGCACCGATTTTTCCGGGCCGAATGTAGCCGGCACCCCGGTGGTGGCGGCGTGGGAAGGGGTAGTCATGACGGTTCATTGTCCCTATCCCGGACGTATGACGGCACCGGATGCAAACTATGTCCAAATCAGCCACGGCGGTGGTCTGGGTACCGGTTATTGGCATTTGCTGAACACTGCTGTTTCGCCGGGACAGCATGTGGCTAAGGGACAGGTCATCGGGTATTGTGGGTCAACCGGAATGTCGACCGGGCCGCACCTGCATTTCGAGGTATATGACGAGAAGAATCCGAAACGTGGTATTCGTAACACGATTGATCCGATGCTGTACTTAGGTGGCTGA
- a CDS encoding S41 family peptidase, which yields MAKIPDSEHDAGKKVRTTAEAAAETTAEAAAETTAERKDKTELKAKSKTERRYLTWGSRPVAIILAAILLLEIVGGLLFFGYVHHRENTGFQAVVSRNPAAVAKLGRIWSLLQNNYYLPLKDEQLFEAVYAGLPSNLGSKFTRYMTKQENEDFRQSISGEYCGIGATVSQAPNKELSIADLVPDSPAAKAGLQIGDIFVRVNGKSVQEFADVTALALTVRGKEGTTVELEMRRPSQAKNITFKVVRGKVKTVEVMAKILPTADTFNTKMGYIRVREFTETMAEQFIPALKKVVQEGAEKIVLDLRNNPGGDAEAMSKALDAIMEEGPIATIRGRYHGRAYQTEWKTNKGAMIPSTVKFAILLNGNSASASEFFSGALRDRGRAKLIGTQTYGKGVATQTHVLPDGSALNITTFQYILPKGESLDGVGLRPDIEVTLAPEAQRKNVETLTLAEDSQLARAIKYLHEGK from the coding sequence ATGGCAAAAATTCCTGATTCTGAGCATGATGCAGGCAAAAAAGTCAGAACAACAGCTGAAGCGGCAGCTGAGACAACGGCTGAAGCAGCAGCTGAGACAACGGCTGAGAGAAAAGATAAAACAGAACTTAAGGCCAAATCCAAAACCGAACGCAGATATTTAACTTGGGGTAGCCGCCCCGTGGCAATAATTTTAGCAGCGATTTTACTTTTGGAGATAGTTGGTGGATTATTGTTTTTCGGCTATGTTCACCACCGTGAGAACACCGGCTTCCAAGCCGTGGTCAGCCGCAATCCGGCTGCCGTTGCCAAATTGGGTCGTATATGGTCACTTTTGCAAAATAACTACTACTTGCCGCTAAAAGATGAACAGTTGTTTGAAGCAGTTTATGCCGGTTTGCCGAGTAACTTAGGCAGCAAATTCACTCGTTATATGACGAAGCAGGAAAATGAAGATTTCCGGCAGTCCATAAGTGGTGAATATTGCGGCATTGGCGCGACTGTCTCGCAAGCACCGAATAAAGAACTTAGCATAGCTGATCTCGTTCCGGACTCCCCGGCGGCCAAAGCAGGATTGCAAATCGGTGATATTTTTGTTCGGGTTAACGGCAAATCGGTGCAAGAATTTGCTGATGTGACTGCTTTAGCTCTTACCGTGCGCGGCAAGGAAGGTACAACTGTTGAGCTTGAAATGCGGCGACCTTCTCAAGCGAAAAATATAACTTTTAAGGTTGTACGCGGCAAAGTTAAAACAGTTGAAGTTATGGCAAAAATTTTGCCGACCGCTGATACATTTAATACCAAAATGGGCTATATCCGTGTGCGTGAGTTTACCGAAACCATGGCGGAACAGTTTATTCCGGCTTTAAAAAAAGTGGTGCAAGAAGGAGCAGAAAAGATCGTACTTGATTTGCGCAACAACCCCGGTGGAGATGCCGAAGCGATGAGCAAAGCCCTTGATGCAATTATGGAGGAAGGGCCGATCGCCACTATCAGGGGGCGTTATCACGGCCGAGCCTATCAGACGGAATGGAAGACTAATAAAGGAGCGATGATTCCATCTACAGTAAAATTTGCGATACTCCTGAACGGCAATTCCGCCAGTGCCTCCGAGTTTTTTTCCGGGGCATTGCGTGATCGCGGTCGAGCCAAATTGATCGGGACGCAAACATACGGTAAAGGCGTGGCTACCCAAACCCATGTTTTGCCGGACGGCTCAGCATTAAATATAACAACATTTCAATATATTCTGCCCAAAGGCGAGAGTTTGGACGGGGTGGGGCTGAGACCGGATATCGAAGTTACTCTGGCTCCTGAAGCACAACGCAAAAACGTTGAAACTTTGACTTTAGCGGAAGATAGCCAATTGGCGAGAGCGATCAAATATTTGCATGAAGGAAAATAA
- a CDS encoding class I SAM-dependent methyltransferase has translation MKENNNNNRSKGNNNNNRSAYDVLSEFYDAFQGGNDAELVNIALAEIKERIPCELDGRRCRILDCGCGSGRVTLALLAADYAVSGVDISMEQLAIAEAKAFAFEDETWLKKYGGMPEEDDIDARLKARHYAFYCADLADLAMPEASFDGAVCWLDTVNHLSVTKRNSFWHGLHTAVRPHGCLIFDYITDSYMRQNFLNQVYVDTSPKHYLGWQNDYVSGYNVATIDLFRRKSDGGYERFTTRIEEWALAADILSQELQANGWQVLADRPIGQDGRRLCVAERSDTV, from the coding sequence ATGAAGGAAAATAACAATAACAATAGGTCAAAGGGAAATAATAATAACAACAGGTCGGCTTATGATGTTTTGAGCGAGTTCTATGACGCCTTTCAAGGTGGAAATGATGCCGAGCTTGTGAACATTGCTTTAGCAGAAATTAAAGAGCGGATTCCATGCGAACTTGACGGCCGTCGCTGCCGAATCTTGGACTGCGGTTGCGGTAGTGGGCGAGTTACCTTAGCTTTGTTGGCAGCCGACTATGCGGTCAGTGGAGTGGATATAAGCATGGAACAGCTGGCTATAGCGGAAGCCAAAGCGTTTGCTTTCGAAGATGAGACTTGGCTGAAAAAATACGGTGGCATGCCGGAGGAAGACGACATTGACGCTCGGCTAAAGGCCAGACACTATGCCTTTTATTGCGCCGATCTGGCAGATTTGGCTATGCCGGAGGCCTCGTTTGATGGCGCGGTTTGTTGGCTCGACACGGTTAATCATTTGTCGGTAACGAAGCGCAATTCGTTTTGGCATGGTTTGCATACGGCGGTTCGCCCGCACGGCTGTTTGATTTTTGACTATATCACTGACTCTTATATGCGACAAAATTTCCTCAACCAAGTTTATGTCGATACTTCCCCCAAGCATTATTTGGGTTGGCAAAACGATTATGTTTCCGGGTATAATGTCGCTACGATTGATCTTTTTCGCCGCAAATCGGACGGAGGTTATGAGCGTTTTACTACACGGATTGAGGAATGGGCGTTGGCGGCTGATATTTTAAGTCAAGAGCTTCAGGCAAATGGCTGGCAGGTGTTGGCAGATCGCCCTATCGGTCAAGACGGTCGACGCTTATGTGTGGCGGAACGCAGTGATACGGTATAA